The genomic segment GCGGTGTCTGCAGACACTGCCATTGCCGCGCGACGCGCGCTTCGAGTATCCACCGTTCACCGCCCGGGTGCCGATTGACGCCGGGCAGTCGCTGTTCGACGCGATACGCGACGGCGACCTGCTGGTCCATCATCCGTTCGAGTCGTTTGACGCCACCGTAGTGCGCTTTCTGCAGGATGCAGCCAGCGATCCCGCCGTGACGGTTATCAAGACCACACTGTATCGGGTGGGCAATCCGTCGCCGGTGGTGGAAGCGTTGTTGACCGCAGCGCAGGCGGGGAAACAGGTGTTCGCGCTGGTGGAGCTGCAAGCGCGTTTCGACGAAGAACACAACGTGCACTGGGCGCGCACGCTGGAACGCGCCGGTGGTCGCGTGGTGTATGGTCTTCCCGGTCTTAAGGTGCATGCCAAGGTGGCGCTCGTGGTGCGTCGCGAAGGCACGCAGCTGTCGCGCTACGTGCACGTGGGCACCGGCAATTACAACACGCGCTCGGGGCGGCAGTACACCGACCTCAGTCTGTTTTCCGCGCGCGAAGACATCGCCACCGACGTCGCCAACCTGTTCGGAGAGTTCGCCGTGGCCTCGCCACTGCCGAATGGACTCGCCCACGGCGCGCTGGTGGCGCCGCACCAATTGTTGCCGGCATTGTTGCAGCGAATCGAGCGCGAAGCCGAGCACGCGCGCGCCGGTCGATCGGCCCATATTGCCATCAAGGTGAACGGTCTGGCCGACACCGAAGTGGTGCGCGCCCTCTATCGCGCGTCGCAAGCCGGTGTGACCATCGATCTCGTGGTGCGCGGTATCTGTACACTGCGACCCGGCGTGCCCGGACAATCCGACCGCATTCGCGTGGTGTCCATCGTGGGGAGATTCCTGGAGCACTCGCGCATTTATCGGTTTGCCAACGATGACCGGCCGGAATATTTCATCGGATCTTCGGATTTGCGCCCGCGAAACCTGCGACGTCGCGTGGAGCTGCTGGTGCCGGTACCGGATGCCGCGCACCGCGCGCGACTCGACGCCATTCTCGATCGGTATCTGCACGACCCCACGGCATGGGAGCTGACGATGAGTGGTGCGTATCACAAGCGGTCCGGCGAGGGGCGCGCGGCGCAGGTCTCGCTGGCGGAGAAACGCCCATGACCCACAACCGGTGGCGCGTGCCCGTTGGCGCCGTGTTGGTGCATCTGTGTATCGGCTCGGTGTACGCCTGGAGCACGTTCAATCGACCCATTCAACAGTTGTTCGCGAACCAGCCGTGGTGGATGAATCCGCCGTATACCACGTTCACCACAGCGTTGGCGCTGCTGGGTCTCAGCGCAGCCGTCGGTGGTCCGTGGGTTGAACGTCATGGCCCGCGGGTCGCCGCGCGCGCGGCCGCATTGTTCTTTGGCAGCGGACTGTTGGTGGGAGGTTTCGGTCTCGCCGTCCGGCAACCGCTGCTGGTGTTTCTGGGAATGGGTATCATCGGCGGCATCGGGTGCGGTCTGGGCTACATCTCACCGGTCAGCACGCTGGTACGGTGGTTTCCCGATCGTCGCGGCATGGCCACCGGCATGGCCATCATGGGATTTGGCGGCGGGGCCTTCATTGCCGGTTATCTGAACGTCTTCCTCATTGCGCGCGTAGGCATCGCCACCACCGTGATGCTGCTGGGGGTCACCTATCTGGTGATCATGCTGATCGGATCGACGCTGTTACGTCAGCCACCATCAGGATGGGCACCAGAGGGTTGGACGGGCAGCGTGCGCACCACCGCGCAACGCGCCGCCATGATCGCGACGGACAGTGTGAGTCGCAATGCGGCGGTGCGCACGCCGCAGTTCGCGTTGCTGTGGGGCATCCTGTTCATCAATGTGACCGCGGGTATCGGCATCCTTGCACAAGCGTCACCCATGATGCAGGACCTGTTCGGGCGTACGCCGCTGCAGGCAGCGGCGGTCGTGTCGCTGATTAGCATTTTCAATGCGTCCGGTCGTTTCGTGTGGGCGTCCGCCTCCGACTACCTCGGACGGCGCCATACCTATTCGCTCTTCTTCGCCCTGCAGGTGGTGCTGTTCTTGCTCATTCCGCGACTCGCCGAGCAAGGGCAATGGACACTGTTCGAACTCAGCCTCTTCGCCATCTTCACCATGTATGGCGGCGGCTTTGCCACCATTCCCGCGTTCCTGGCCGACATCTTCGGCCCGCTCAATGTGGGCGCCATTCACGGTGCCGTGCTCACCGCGTGGAGCGCTGCCGCCATTGCGGGTCCGGTCATCATCACGGAGCTGTCCAATCGCGCCAAGCTGGCGCTGCCGGCCGGTGGCAATCGCGTACACATCTACGACGTCCCGCTGCAGTTGCTGGCCGCGCTGCTGGCAGTCGGATTCCTCCTCACGCTGTTCGTGCGTCCGCTGCGTGCGTCGTCAAATGCCTCCTGAATCGCGCACCCACCGCATGGTCATCATTGGCGGAGGGTTCGCGGGCATCGGCCTGGCCATCCGACTGCGTCAGCAGGGCATCGACGACTTCGTCATCGTTGAACGCGCGGCCGATCTGGGCGGCACCTGGCGCGACAATCGCTACCCCGGCTGCGCCTGTGATGTGCAGTCGTCGCTGTACTCGTTCTCGTTCGCGCCCAATCCCTCGTGGAGTCGCACGTTTTCGCCGCAGGCGGAAATCTGGGAGTATCTCCGCGCGTGTGCGAGAACATTCGACATCGAACGGCACTTCGTGTTCGGGCAGATCGTCACGTCCGCCCACTGGGACGCGGCCACGCAGCAGTGGGTGGTCACCTCCGCCACGCATCAGTGGCGCGCATCCATCCTGATTGCTGCCAACGGGGCGCTCAGCGACCCGGTAGTTCCGTCCATTGCTGGACTGGAGTCGTTTGGCGGTCGCGTGTTTCATTCGGCACAGTGGCCGCACGATATCGATCTGCGCAACCAACGCGTCGCCGTCATTGGCACAGGCGCATCAGCCATTCAGTTCGTACCGGCCATCCAACCGCTGGTGCAGCAGCTGCACCTGTTCCAGCGCACACCGCCCTGGATCATGCCGCGCCGCGACCACGCCATTCCGCACTGGCGTCGCGCACTCTATCGCGCAGTTCCCGCAACCCAGCGTGCCGAACGCGCGCTGTTGTACGCCATGCGCGAAGTGATGTATCTACCGTTTCGTCATCGGTGGGTAGCCCGCCTGGCCGAACGGGCCGCGCGCCGGCATCTGGCGGCGCAGGTCGCCAATCCGACACTTCGCGCGAAACTCACGCCGGCCTACACACTTGGCTGCAAACGCATCTTGCTGTCGGACGACTATTTCCCAGCACTCACGCAGTCGAACGTGGAACTGGTCACAACCGCAGTCTCGCGGATCGGGCACGATGGCATCGTGGACGCTGACGGCACGCTGCGACCCGTGGATACCATCATCTTCGGCACCGGATTCCGACCCACCGAACCGCCGCTGGCACCACACATCGTTGGCCGGGATGGTCAGTCGCTGGCGGCGGCATGGCAGGGCAGTCCGCGCGCGTACATGGGGACCACGGTCGCCGGCTTCCCGAACCTGTTCCTGCTGATGGGCCCCAACACCGGGCTTGGGCATTCCTCGGTGATTCTCATGGTGGAGGCGCAGATCGAATACGTGTTGGCGGTGCTCGCACACATGAACGCGCGGAGCGCGGGCGCTGTCGAGCCAACGCGTGTCGCGCAAACAGCGTACGTGGCGTGGCTGGACGCGCGCCTCGCCCCCACCGTTTGGAACAGCGGCGGGTGTCGCAGCTGGTATCTTGATGAATCCGGACGCAATGCAGCACTCTGGCCCGACCGTGTGGGCGCCTTTCGCCGTACCGTGACGCGCCTGCATCCCCGCGACTATCACCTGTCGCCGCGCGTGGCGCCGAATATGCCGCATGTCTGACATGGCCCACGCATCACAGCACCGGGTCCACCCGTCCGCGCGTGAACGGTTGGAAGGACAACTCGCGCGCGCGCTCGCACATGTGCCGGGCGCGTGGCTGTTGCGACTCATTGGAGAGCGGCCACTGGTGGTGGACGGCCGCACACTCGATGCCCATCTGCAGTTCCTGCTGGCCGCGCAGCGACGCAAACGGCGCATCGGACTCACCGAGCCCACACCGGCGTCAGGCCGCGCACGCTATCGACGGGAGACGCAGGCCGTGGCTGCGGTGCCAACCCCCGTGGCCGCCGTGCGAGAGATGGTCGTTGATGGCGACAGTGGACCTCTGGCCGCGCGACATTACGCGCCGATGGTGCTCGATGACGCGCCAATACCACTCCTCCTCTTCCTGCACGGCGGCGGGTTCGTCATCGGCGATCTCGACACGCACGACGAGCAGTGCCGCCTGCTCTGTCGTCACGGCACCATGCACGTAGTCAGTGTCGCGTATCGATTGGCGCCGGAACATCCCTTCCCCAATGCCGTTGATGACGCCTGCGCCGCCCTGCGCTGGGCACTGGCGAATGCGCAATCCTTGGGTGCCGATCCTTCAATGGTGTGCATCGGCGGTGACAGTGCCGGTGCCAACCTGGCGGCCGGTGCCTCGCTGGCGCTGGCGCGTGAAGGCCGCCCCATCGCCGCACAGCTGCTGCTCTATCCGGCCACCGACGCCAATGGCGTGTTCCCATCACGCACCACATTCAGCGCCGGGTATCTGCTGGAAATGCGCGATGTGGACGCATTCAGCCTGCACTATCTGGGCGCGGACCAGGCCGTGGGCGATGACCCGCGTGCCAGCCCGGCGCGCGCCACCGATCTGTCGCTGTCACCACCCACCATGGTGGTGACCGCCGGGTTCGACGTGCTGCGCGATGAAGGTCAGGCGTTTGCCGCCGCCCTCCGCTCGGCTGGCGTGCGCGTGCACGAGCATTGCGCGGATGGACTGGTGCATGGGTTCCTGCACTTGACCACCGTAGTGCCAGCGGCCCGGCAGTTCGCCCGGAAAATCGCCACCGACTTTTCCGCCATGGCGCGAACCCACCCGTAGCGCCAACGTCTTCGCGCTCCTCACCCGCTGGCCCCCAGCCAAGCCCCTGGCTGTCGGACAATCCCCCACGCACTCCGAGCAATCTCCGGATGCCATTGCGGGTCGATTGCACCGACCGTTCATGAGCACGGGTGTTCCCGCGCGTGGGATACACGTCCCTCGCGGCGCGCCTCGGCTGACCGGCCTGACCATGCAACGCATCCTCGTGCCACT from the Gemmatimonadaceae bacterium genome contains:
- the ppk1 gene encoding polyphosphate kinase 1 translates to MTGPADVAELLNAELSLLAFQRRVLSLAEDPSVPLLERLRFLGIVTSNIDELYMVRMAELRLAALDERAAGEHAALPTFGESHTASARLEAVEHELAEILAAQSRCADQCLREAARAGVGLLTWDALTGAEREALRTRYLEEIQPDLMPHAITLSPGHPLPHLPHLGLFVAVVFRAAAGERARLAEHELPGDVPRLLPVPGRPDSVIAIEDVLRANAHLLHPNAVVDGTYLFRVTRGGDLRILEEDSGDLLGAVASAAERRPNNPAVRVEVERSMPAHVGALILDSLRREAIGRDMELTVDAVQVVDGLLDQRCLQTLPLPRDARFEYPPFTARVPIDAGQSLFDAIRDGDLLVHHPFESFDATVVRFLQDAASDPAVTVIKTTLYRVGNPSPVVEALLTAAQAGKQVFALVELQARFDEEHNVHWARTLERAGGRVVYGLPGLKVHAKVALVVRREGTQLSRYVHVGTGNYNTRSGRQYTDLSLFSAREDIATDVANLFGEFAVASPLPNGLAHGALVAPHQLLPALLQRIEREAEHARAGRSAHIAIKVNGLADTEVVRALYRASQAGVTIDLVVRGICTLRPGVPGQSDRIRVVSIVGRFLEHSRIYRFANDDRPEYFIGSSDLRPRNLRRRVELLVPVPDAAHRARLDAILDRYLHDPTAWELTMSGAYHKRSGEGRAAQVSLAEKRP
- a CDS encoding NAD(P)/FAD-dependent oxidoreductase; this translates as MPPESRTHRMVIIGGGFAGIGLAIRLRQQGIDDFVIVERAADLGGTWRDNRYPGCACDVQSSLYSFSFAPNPSWSRTFSPQAEIWEYLRACARTFDIERHFVFGQIVTSAHWDAATQQWVVTSATHQWRASILIAANGALSDPVVPSIAGLESFGGRVFHSAQWPHDIDLRNQRVAVIGTGASAIQFVPAIQPLVQQLHLFQRTPPWIMPRRDHAIPHWRRALYRAVPATQRAERALLYAMREVMYLPFRHRWVARLAERAARRHLAAQVANPTLRAKLTPAYTLGCKRILLSDDYFPALTQSNVELVTTAVSRIGHDGIVDADGTLRPVDTIIFGTGFRPTEPPLAPHIVGRDGQSLAAAWQGSPRAYMGTTVAGFPNLFLLMGPNTGLGHSSVILMVEAQIEYVLAVLAHMNARSAGAVEPTRVAQTAYVAWLDARLAPTVWNSGGCRSWYLDESGRNAALWPDRVGAFRRTVTRLHPRDYHLSPRVAPNMPHV
- a CDS encoding OFA family MFS transporter; this translates as MTHNRWRVPVGAVLVHLCIGSVYAWSTFNRPIQQLFANQPWWMNPPYTTFTTALALLGLSAAVGGPWVERHGPRVAARAAALFFGSGLLVGGFGLAVRQPLLVFLGMGIIGGIGCGLGYISPVSTLVRWFPDRRGMATGMAIMGFGGGAFIAGYLNVFLIARVGIATTVMLLGVTYLVIMLIGSTLLRQPPSGWAPEGWTGSVRTTAQRAAMIATDSVSRNAAVRTPQFALLWGILFINVTAGIGILAQASPMMQDLFGRTPLQAAAVVSLISIFNASGRFVWASASDYLGRRHTYSLFFALQVVLFLLIPRLAEQGQWTLFELSLFAIFTMYGGGFATIPAFLADIFGPLNVGAIHGAVLTAWSAAAIAGPVIITELSNRAKLALPAGGNRVHIYDVPLQLLAALLAVGFLLTLFVRPLRASSNAS
- a CDS encoding alpha/beta hydrolase, with translation MSDMAHASQHRVHPSARERLEGQLARALAHVPGAWLLRLIGERPLVVDGRTLDAHLQFLLAAQRRKRRIGLTEPTPASGRARYRRETQAVAAVPTPVAAVREMVVDGDSGPLAARHYAPMVLDDAPIPLLLFLHGGGFVIGDLDTHDEQCRLLCRHGTMHVVSVAYRLAPEHPFPNAVDDACAALRWALANAQSLGADPSMVCIGGDSAGANLAAGASLALAREGRPIAAQLLLYPATDANGVFPSRTTFSAGYLLEMRDVDAFSLHYLGADQAVGDDPRASPARATDLSLSPPTMVVTAGFDVLRDEGQAFAAALRSAGVRVHEHCADGLVHGFLHLTTVVPAARQFARKIATDFSAMARTHP